Proteins encoded in a region of the Delphinus delphis chromosome 13, mDelDel1.2, whole genome shotgun sequence genome:
- the LPIN2 gene encoding phosphatidate phosphatase LPIN2: MFSLEDDSEDEEEKVAEGVYGGRAPAGILSQTMNYVGQLAGQVIVTVKELYKGINQATLSGCIDVVVVRQQDGSYQCSPFHVRFGKLGVLRSKEKVIDIEINGDAVDLHMKLGDNGEAFFVEETEEEYEELPAYLATSPIPTEDQFFTDIDPPLVKPGGSERPSQSSDVSHVLETETVFTPSSVKKKKRRRKKCKQDSKKEEQATSPAAEDAVGVGLSSDDDEAAQSARGSSNASLKEDEYKEPLLFHSGDHYPLSDGDWSPLDTPYTPAVCPKSDSELEVKPTGSLLRSESHMEWTWGGFPESTKVEGSPACGVEDEVTGTYVNDLGPRIIHVRAGERMRDSARVYWAAVRSATLTPSSIRVDDENPHRERGVHKRSQHQGPDDIYLDDLKALEPEVAALYFPKSESEPGSRQWPESDTLSGSQSPQSVGSAAADSGTECLSDSAMDLPDVTLSLCGGLSENGEISKEKFMEHIITYHEFAENPGLIDNPNLVIRIYNRYYNWALAAPMILSLQVFQKSLPKATVESWVKDKMPKKSGRWWFWRKRESITKQLPEAKEGKSEVPPPIDRPSSAKEPASGRPAEEDSSSDEGSQELEESIQVDPIPTEPPSHSSTTSYKKSLRLSSDQIAKLKLQDGPNDVVFSITTQYQGTCRCAGTIYLWDWNDKVIISDIDGTITKSDALGQILPQLGKDWTHQGIAKLYHSINENGYKFLYCSARAIGMADMTRGYLHWVNDKGTILPRGPLMLSPSSLFSAFHREVIEKKPEKFKIECLNDIRNLFAPSKQPFYAAFGNRPNDVYAYTQVGVPDCRIFTVNPKGELIQERTKGNKSSYHRLSELVEHVFPLLNKEQNSAFPCPEFSSFCYWRDPIPEVDLDDLA, from the exons TCTCAAACCATGAATTACGTGGGGCAGCTGGCCGGGCAGGTGATTGTCACTGTGAAGGAGCTCTACAAGGGCATTAACCAGGCCACACTGTCCGGCTGCATCGATGTCGTGGTGGTGCGGCAGCAGGACGGCTCCTACCAGTGCTCGCCCTTCCACGTGCGCTTCGGGAAGCTGGGCGTCCTGCGGTCCAAAGAGAAAGTG ATCGACATAGAAATCAATGGCGATGCAGTGGATCTTCACATGAAATTGGGTGACAACGGGGAGGCTTTCTTTGTGGAGGAGACCGAAGAGGAGTAT GAAGAGCTTCCTGCTTACCTCGCCACCTCACCCATCCCTACTGAAGATCAGTTCTTTACAGATATTGACCCCCCTTTGGTGAAACCAGGTGGAAGTGAAAGACCATCACAGAGTTCAGACGTCTCCCACGTTCTGGAAACAGAGACAGTTTTCACccccagttctgtgaaaaagaaaaaacgaagGAGGAAGAAATGCAAACAGGACAGTAAGAAGGAGGAGCAGGCCACTTCCCCTGCTGCAGAAGACGCCGTGGGTGTGGGGCTGAGCTCGGACGATGACGAGGCGGCCCAGTCGGCAAG AGGATCTTCAAATGCTTCCTTAAAGGAGGACGAGTACAAGGAGCCTCTGCTTTTCCATTCTGGAGACCACTACCCCTTATCTGATGGGGACTGGTCCCCCTTAGACAC CCCCTACACCCCGGCGGTGTGTCCTAAGAGCGACTCAGAGCTGGAGGTGAAACCCACCGGGAGCCTGCTCAGATCCGAGTCCCACATGGAGTGGACGTGGGGAGGGTTCCCGGAGTCCACCAAGGTAGAGGGTTCGCCGGCCTGCGGAGTTGAGGATGAGGTCACAGGAACATA TGTAAACGATTTAGGGCCCAGGATTATTCACGTGAGAGCAGGTGAAAGAATGCGTGACTCAGCGCGTGTTTATTGGGCGGCTGTCAGGAGTGCGACCCTGACGCCCTCTTCCATTCGCGTGGATGATGAGAACCCACACAGGGAAAGAG gtgtccacaagagaagccagcaccaGGGACCTGATGATATTTACCTGGATGACCTGAAGGCGCTAGAACCTGAGGTCGCAGCTCTCTATTTCCCCAAAAG CGAGTCGGAGCCCGGCTCCAGGCAGTGGCCCGAGTCCGACACGCTCTCTGGCTCCCAGTCCCCACAGTCTGTGGGCAGCGCGGCCGCCGACAGCGGCACCGAGTGCCTCTCAGACTCTGCCATGGACTTGCCCGACGTCACCCTGTCCCTCTGCGGGGGCCTCAGCGAGAACGGAGAGATTTCTAAAG AGAAATTTATGGAGCATATCATTACTTACCATGAATTTGCAGAAAACCCTGGACTTATAGACAATCCCAACCTTGTAATACGGATATATAACCG TTACTACAACTGGGCGTTGGCGGCTCCCATGATCCTCAGCCTGCAGGTCTTCCAGAAGAGCTTACCTAAG GCCACAGTTGAGTCCTGGGTCAAAGATAAGATGCCAAAGAAATCTGGTCGCTGGTGGTTTTGGCGTAAGAGAGAGAGCATAACCAAACAG CTGCCAGAGGCCAAGGAAGGGAAATCGGAGGTGCCGCCGCCCATCGACCGGCCGTCGAGCGCGAAGGAGCCAGCCAGTGGCAG GCCGGCTGAGGAAGACTCGTCGAGTGACGAGGGGTcccaggagctggaagaatccATCCAAGTGGACCCCATCCCTACGGAGCCACCGAGCCACAGCAGCACCACCTCCTATAAGAAGTCTCTTCGTCTGTCCTCAGACCAGATC GCAAAACTGAAGCTCCAAGACGGCCCAAATGACGTCGTGTTTAGCATTACAACCCAGTATCAAGGCACCTGCCGCTGTGCGGGGACCATTTACTTGTGGGACTGGAACGACAAGGTCATCATTTCTGACATCGACGGGACGATAACCAA GTCTGATGCTTTAGGACAGATCCTTCCACAGCTGGGTAAAGACTGGACTCATCAGGGTATCGCAAAGCTCTACCATTCCATCAATGA GAATGGCTACAAGTTCCTGTACTGCTCCGCCCGCGCCATCGGCATGGCCGACATGACCCGCGGCTACCTGCACTGGGTCAACGACAAGGGCACGATCCTGCCCCGCGGCCCCCTGATGCTGTCCCCCAGCAGCCTGTTCTCCGCCTTCCACAG ggaagtaatagaaaagaaaccagagaagTTCAAAATTGAGTGTCTAAATGATATCAGGAATCTCTTTGCCCCGTCTAAGCAGCCCTTCTATGCGGCCTTTGGAAACCGTCCAAAC GATGTCTACGCTTACACACAAGTTGGAGTTCCAGACTGCAGGATCTTCACCGTGAACCCCAAGGGTGAGCTGATACAAGAGAGGACCAAAGGAAACAAGTCATC GTATCACAGACTGAGCGAGCTCGTGGAACACGTGTTCCCACTTCTCAACAAGGAACAGAATTCCGCCTTTCCGTGCCCGGAGTTCAGCTCCTTCTGCTACTGGCGAGACCCGATCCCTGAGGTGGACCTGGACGACCTGGCCTGA